DNA sequence from the Novipirellula galeiformis genome:
AAAAAACAACTGGCCGCGGCCCCCAGTGACTTCTTCGTCACGACCCCCGTTTCGCGACACGTCAACCACGTTCGCAACGACGATCCCGAATGTGTTCGCCCGATCGACCTCAAAGCCTTTCCCCCTCCAGCGACTCGCCGCCCTCAAGCGACTCAAACAACGATGTTCGACGATTAGAACATTGTTAATTTTGATGGCGGTACCGTCGCGTTCGCGGTGGACCACGTTCTTGCGAACGGGGCTACGGTTTGAATCCCGCGTCATTGGTCAAAATGCTCTAGACGCGTTACCGCAGAAAACCCAACCCGCGAGCGCAGCGGCGGATTCGCGATTACAAAATCGCTAACGGATTGCGTTTCGACTCGAGCGTCCCACGCGTCACCCCTAGGCGGTTTGTCGCTTGCAACCGCGTCCACACTTCGCTTCCGGAAATCTCTCCGGCGAGCAGCGATTGGTAGGCCTGAATCGTGTCTCGTGTCTCCTTCTCGTTTTCTTCGAGTAACTCGATACGAAACCAGTGAACGCCCCGCTCGATCAACTCCGCAACGATTTCCGAACCGCTTTGCGCGGTGGCGTTGTAGAGCGTATTGCGACATGCGACATCCGCTTGCAACGGATGTTCCGCCCCCACTCGGTCTCGCAACTTGACCACGTGCCGGTCACAGGGACGGCCACAATTTGTCTTGTTGGTGCCCGGCGACATCACGCTACAGAACACACAATGCTCCATATGAAACATCGGCATATGCTGGTGTACCACGATCTCTAAATCACCAGGCACGACCGAATTGACCAAATCCATCAACTGGTCACGATTCAAATCGTACGAACTGGTGACGCGTTGGACTCCCAAACCGAGCAACCACTCGGCCGAGCGGTGATTGGCAACATTGAGCGAGAAATCGGCAATCACGGGTTTCCCGGTGGCAGTCAAATGATGAATTGCCGCGAGATTGCGAGCCAAGAAGAAATCGGGTTCATGACGGCCCAGCACGCGCAACAACCCCATCTCGCCGGGCTTTTGCATGCGCACCGAAGCGATCCCGATTTGGGCACCACCTGCGTGCGCGGTGGCAATCGCCTGTTTGTACTGGCGAATATCGTGAAAATCCGCGTACAACGTGCATCCTTCAAACTGGCTGGCCACTGCGACTTGTTCCAAATTGCGGCACAGCACGGCTAAACGCGGCGATGCGTCGGGGCTAGACGAAACGTCTCCGCTCAGCGGAGCGAGCAAGCGACGACCGGCGGCGACATCGATCGTGCGCTCGGGGCGTGATTCGAGTTGTGCGATCAACGTCTCAACCAATTCGCGGCGAAGTTGGTTGAGCAAGCCCACCGGGACCATCGGTCCGTCGCTCAGCTGGGCCGTGAAGGTTCGCAATTGGAAAGGGGTTCCGCCGAGTCGAGCAATTTTCTCGCGCAACATCGTCTCGTCCGCAGGATGTTTGTTGGCTTTCTCGAGCACCTGCGTTCCGGAAACCGAGACCTCTCGTCCTCCCATGGTTTTTGCCGACATTTGCAGCACCGATCCGACCGCCGCGCGGACTTCGATATCGATCGCTTGACGCGCGACGGCATCGGGTTTGGCAAAGCTCTGACGCAAACGACGGTTAAGTTTGGGATCGTCATTCTTAAAGACCGTGTCGTCGAGTTCCACTTCGCGCCAATCGATCTCGCCGCGGCCAAAGCCGATCCATACTTCGGCACCGGCGGCGGCCGATTCAAGCCGCTCGTATTGCACGTCCTCGATCGAATAAATCCGACCTCCTTGCATCGCTTCACCAGCGACGGCAATCGCCAATCCGTCCCCCAACGCGACCGGAGCGCGAAGCCGCACGCGAACACGGTTCTGGTCAAAACCGAGCACCGAGCCAATCTCAATGCCTCGCTTGGAAGACTGTTTCCCAGGAACCAATTGCTTGTGATCGTTACCGCCAAGCCAGCCTGGCGAAAAGCCTCGCGAGAACGACAATTCCATTTCTTGACGCGCGGTTTCGTCCACATGGACTTGGCCGGTGCGGACGGCATCGTCGATCGCACGTCGGTAATGCCCCGTAATATTGGCGACGTATTCGGGCGTCTTTAGTCGCCCCTCGATTTTTAGCGAAGCCACGCCCGCGTCGATCAAATCGGGGATCGCAGCATAACCCGCCAAATCTTGAGGACTCAGCAAATAACGCACCTCACCCAGATCACGATCCTCTCCATCGCAGATAAGCTCGTAGGGCAAACGACACGCTTGAGCGCATTGGCCCCGATTCGCACTGCGTCCCCCGAGCGATTCGCTCGTCAAACATTGTCCCGAATAGGCCACGCACAACGCACCGTGAATGAACACCTCGATCGGCATCTCGGTCGCCGACGTGATCTTGCGGATTTCGTCGAGCGACAACTCGCGGGCGAGCACAACGCGTGAGAGCCCCAAGTCACGGCAAGCCGCAATCGTTTCCGCACTGGTCAAGCTCATCTGAGTCGAGGCGTGCACTTCGAGCTGTTCACAGATCGATCGCACGATTCGGGCGACGCCAAAATCTTGGACGAGCACGGCATCGACCCCCGCATCGGCCACTCGCTCGATCACCTCAATCAAATCCGGTAGCTCCGAAGGGAAGGCCAACGTGTTCATCGTCACGTAGCCGCGCACTCCACGCGTCCGCAGCCAACTCATCAGTTGTGGCAGATCATCGAGCCCAAAGTTCTTGGCCCGGAAGCGGGCGTTAAAACCGCAATCGAGCCCAAAGTAAATCGCGTTGGCTCCATTTTCGACGGCGGCGCGTGCGCAATCCCAATCCCCAGCCGGCGACAACAGCTCCGTTTGCGAAGCAACATTTTTTTGCGTGGTGTTCATTCCGCCAAGTATGACCACCAATCGACCAATTGGGAAATGGACCCTTCAAAATCCAATTCGTTTGCCTGGGTCGCCGTCGCAGGTAACGCGGCGACGCGCGGCGGTCCGCTGCATCCGCTACGCCCCTAAAATCCGCACATCCCCGAACTACTGCCCCCCCATCATAACTTCATTTGCACTCTTTGCCGGATTCCACTTCCACGCCCCCTGCAGCCCAGTTCAGACTTAGACGTGGCCCCATTTTGTCGATTCCTCGCCGCGATTTGCTAACGCGTCAGGGGGAACTCTCCGAAATGGGGAACGCCATTCACTTTGGAGCACGAGCTTGTTAAGGATCTATTTCGCATCGTTGCGTATCGCGATCGCGATTGTTTGCGTTGGCATCAGTCTAATTTTAGGAAGCAAGTTCCTCGGGCTGATCCCTGCATCGATCCACGACAATGGGCGCGCGATTTTCCAATTGGTCGCCTTCTTCATCGTCGGGGGCGTTGCCGCCTACACGTTGTTGGTGGTCCGCTTGTTTGGCTCGTTCGAGATCACGCAAGTCGTGACCGACCGCGTTCGTCAATCGCTCGACGCACTCGCCGAAGGTTTGGTCATCACCGACGAGGCAAATCGCATCGTACTAGCGAACCGCTCCTTTTGCGACACCGTCGGTCGGTCGGCCGAGAAATTAGTGGGTCGAAAACTCGATTCGCTGAAGTGGGTTTGCAGCCGCTCGGCGACGCATGAGGATTTTCCTTGGACACGAGCGATGCATACCCAAACGCGACTCGTGGACCAATTGATGCGTTACCAACATCCCAACGGTTCCTATCGTTTTCTGGCGATCAACGCTTCACCGATCGAGGCCACCAAGGCTGATTCAGGGGGCGTGTTGGCAACGTTTCGCGATGTCACTGCCGTCGAAGAACATCGAGCCGAGGTGGAACAGCTACTGCAAATGCTCCGCAATAGCCGAGAGGAAATTTCGAATAAGAACCGTGAACTTCAATTGCTCGCGACTCAAGATGCGTTGACCGGTTGTGTCAATCGCCGAGCGTTGCTTGAACAATTCGACGCGCTTTGGAAAACGGTCAATCGCGTTCAACCCTTGCTCGCCTGCTTGATGGTGGATAACGACCACTTTAAACAGGTCAACGACACCTACGGTCACCCCGTCGGCGACGAGGTCCTCAAAGCCGTTGCACGCATTCTGCGCGAATCGTTTTCAAAGCCAGCGGTGGTGTGTCGCTACGGCGGTGAAGAGTTCTGTATTGTGATGCCTGGCGTCACCCTCAAAGAGGCAACCCAGGCGGGAGAAGTCGCTCGCCAAAGGGTTGCCGACCAACGATTCGAAGAGCAACCCGAACTGCAAATCAGCGTTAGCATCGGAGTGTCTCACTTGCAAATGGGTGCCGAGGACGCTCAATCGTTAATCAATCAAGCCGATTGTGCGTTGTACGTCGCCAAGCACCAAGGTCGCAATCAAGTGGTAGTGTATGGTGACCCCGAGCCAAAATCGGTGGCGCCCGCCGATGAAAATCACGTTTGCATTTGACACCGGCGGAGCTCACTGAAATCCGCTGTTCGTGCTTTGCACTCAAAACATCCCGCCGCCTCCCATGCCGCCCATGCCGCCGCCCATGCCTTGCATCGACATCGGCATCGGGACCTCGACCGATTCCAATACCGGATCGGGACCAAAGTGCGATTCACGCAGCGTTTGCAGCAGCGACTCGATTTGCTGATGCACTTCAAAGGTGGTTGAAATCAGTAGCGCCGGCCGCGTCGATTGAAACGGTGCCATCGTCGAAGTCCCCCCCAACGCTTCCCATGCGTCGGGACGGATCGTGGATTGGATCAGAGTGGTAATCGTCTTTGAATCCCCAGCGACACCGGTTCCTTCGAGCCAATAGATTCGAGTGAGCAGTAGTGCCTCTGCGGCCTCGACGGTCGTAACCATCAACGTATCACCTTGGATCGTATAGGTCAGATCGAGCCCCGCAAGCATAATGTCGAGAACGGTCTTGAGTTGAACGTCCTTCAATTCCAATCTGACCGGGGTATCGGCTGTCAAACCAAGCTCTTCCAAAGCCCGGCGGTCGATGAGGATGGGGAGACGGAAGTCATGGGATATCTTTTGCATCACCTCGTCCAGTGGAGTGTCGACAAAGCTGTGCCCCTGAGAGCTCTGCAGCGCCTCGGCGACTTTCTTCGCTGCGGCTTCGTCGACGTTGATCCAGCGTGAAACGCCGATGCCTTTGTGAACCAATGTCGCGGTGTCCGCCGTGATCACCATGCCGTCATTTTCCACCGTGGAACGTAACCCATGCGGGCGCAACATCTTTCGCAGGGCGGTTTTCAGCGGCAATTCCCTTGCGGTGAGTTTGAATCGCGTTTCATCCTGCGGTAGTTCGGCAAACGCGACGCCGCGATCATCGATGATGACGGGGACACCGGTTATCGACTCGAGGGCCGTTGGCAGATCGTCGAGTGTCACGTCAACGTTGAATTCAAAAGACTGCTCCATCGCCCTCAGTGCATCTTCGGCAACCTCGCCGACCGGATCTGGAACCACGGTTTGCTCAGCCCACATCGTCCGTGTTCCGCGGGAACCCCCATGGCTGGCCTCCGTTTTCTCTCCCGCCAATTTTTTGTCGAGCGGTTTCTGTGTAGGCTTGTCTCGCGGTTCGGTGGTAAACGCCAGTCCACTCCCACCTCCAACGCCAC
Encoded proteins:
- a CDS encoding U32 family peptidase, producing MNTTQKNVASQTELLSPAGDWDCARAAVENGANAIYFGLDCGFNARFRAKNFGLDDLPQLMSWLRTRGVRGYVTMNTLAFPSELPDLIEVIERVADAGVDAVLVQDFGVARIVRSICEQLEVHASTQMSLTSAETIAACRDLGLSRVVLARELSLDEIRKITSATEMPIEVFIHGALCVAYSGQCLTSESLGGRSANRGQCAQACRLPYELICDGEDRDLGEVRYLLSPQDLAGYAAIPDLIDAGVASLKIEGRLKTPEYVANITGHYRRAIDDAVRTGQVHVDETARQEMELSFSRGFSPGWLGGNDHKQLVPGKQSSKRGIEIGSVLGFDQNRVRVRLRAPVALGDGLAIAVAGEAMQGGRIYSIEDVQYERLESAAAGAEVWIGFGRGEIDWREVELDDTVFKNDDPKLNRRLRQSFAKPDAVARQAIDIEVRAAVGSVLQMSAKTMGGREVSVSGTQVLEKANKHPADETMLREKIARLGGTPFQLRTFTAQLSDGPMVPVGLLNQLRRELVETLIAQLESRPERTIDVAAGRRLLAPLSGDVSSSPDASPRLAVLCRNLEQVAVASQFEGCTLYADFHDIRQYKQAIATAHAGGAQIGIASVRMQKPGEMGLLRVLGRHEPDFFLARNLAAIHHLTATGKPVIADFSLNVANHRSAEWLLGLGVQRVTSSYDLNRDQLMDLVNSVVPGDLEIVVHQHMPMFHMEHCVFCSVMSPGTNKTNCGRPCDRHVVKLRDRVGAEHPLQADVACRNTLYNATAQSGSEIVAELIERGVHWFRIELLEENEKETRDTIQAYQSLLAGEISGSEVWTRLQATNRLGVTRGTLESKRNPLAIL
- a CDS encoding sensor domain-containing diguanylate cyclase, with the translated sequence MLRIYFASLRIAIAIVCVGISLILGSKFLGLIPASIHDNGRAIFQLVAFFIVGGVAAYTLLVVRLFGSFEITQVVTDRVRQSLDALAEGLVITDEANRIVLANRSFCDTVGRSAEKLVGRKLDSLKWVCSRSATHEDFPWTRAMHTQTRLVDQLMRYQHPNGSYRFLAINASPIEATKADSGGVLATFRDVTAVEEHRAEVEQLLQMLRNSREEISNKNRELQLLATQDALTGCVNRRALLEQFDALWKTVNRVQPLLACLMVDNDHFKQVNDTYGHPVGDEVLKAVARILRESFSKPAVVCRYGGEEFCIVMPGVTLKEATQAGEVARQRVADQRFEEQPELQISVSIGVSHLQMGAEDAQSLINQADCALYVAKHQGRNQVVVYGDPEPKSVAPADENHVCI
- a CDS encoding sigma-70 family RNA polymerase sigma factor → MNITEATIELSSDASPAIHDLGGISNADLLDAWNQDHEPAAMAVLVNRYSVMVLSVCRRRCRSYADADDAYQTTFLYLARNSIKIRHPERLAGWLHRVAQRAAVAVSQSCKRETETMVEPIANCDDPLDRLTQRHEAIVLDEELSELPEHYRAAIVMHLYEGTTLESLAESLGTTVGSVRGRLQRGKKLLADRLRRRGVVPVLAFAAANALTVSTTTAGQVSEPLIDSLQRGDLPDSPVDPHLLDSLLSQGTRLMPSLFTTLAGLIVGSAILGLMMVTGSAGQPREQAETITIPGHLAQFAGGGGGVGGGSGLAFTTEPRDKPTQKPLDKKLAGEKTEASHGGSRGTRTMWAEQTVVPDPVGEVAEDALRAMEQSFEFNVDVTLDDLPTALESITGVPVIIDDRGVAFAELPQDETRFKLTARELPLKTALRKMLRPHGLRSTVENDGMVITADTATLVHKGIGVSRWINVDEAAAKKVAEALQSSQGHSFVDTPLDEVMQKISHDFRLPILIDRRALEELGLTADTPVRLELKDVQLKTVLDIMLAGLDLTYTIQGDTLMVTTVEAAEALLLTRIYWLEGTGVAGDSKTITTLIQSTIRPDAWEALGGTSTMAPFQSTRPALLISTTFEVHQQIESLLQTLRESHFGPDPVLESVEVPMPMSMQGMGGGMGGMGGGGMF